In Halopelagius inordinatus, a single genomic region encodes these proteins:
- a CDS encoding SDR family oxidoreductase, translated as MDVLGETVVVTGASRGIGEAVLREFAAAGAHVVGCARDADELGDVVESIDEPGSATAVRADVRDEFDVERLMATAARANDGNEIAVVVPCAAVNHGSPGSMPVGEEPYARFDDTMRTNVRGVFAAVKESLPHLRESGRVLVPSGSIAADPKPGMGTYGVSKAAVEGVARQFAADTEAAVGVLDPGFVATDLSGGQGRDPSDVAPMFSWAATDLPAEELDGERIDLRTWKRASR; from the coding sequence ATGGACGTACTCGGGGAGACTGTCGTCGTGACGGGAGCGAGTCGGGGCATCGGCGAGGCGGTACTGCGGGAGTTCGCGGCGGCGGGCGCACACGTCGTCGGGTGTGCGCGCGACGCGGACGAACTCGGGGATGTCGTCGAATCCATCGACGAACCGGGGTCGGCGACGGCGGTTCGCGCGGACGTCCGCGACGAGTTCGACGTAGAGCGACTGATGGCGACGGCCGCCCGAGCGAACGACGGAAACGAAATCGCCGTCGTCGTCCCGTGCGCGGCCGTAAATCACGGGTCGCCCGGGTCGATGCCGGTCGGCGAGGAACCCTACGCGCGGTTCGACGACACGATGCGGACGAACGTCCGCGGCGTCTTCGCGGCCGTCAAAGAGTCGCTCCCGCACCTCCGCGAGAGCGGACGCGTCCTCGTGCCGTCCGGCTCCATCGCCGCCGACCCGAAACCGGGGATGGGGACCTACGGCGTCTCGAAAGCGGCCGTCGAGGGGGTTGCCCGCCAGTTCGCCGCCGACACCGAGGCGGCCGTGGGCGTCCTCGACCCGGGGTTCGTCGCGACGGACCTCTCGGGCGGGCAGGGCAGAGACCCGAGCGACGTCGCGCCGATGTTCTCGTGGGCGGCGACGGACCTCCCGGCCGAGGAACTCGACGGAGAGCGCATCGACCTCCGGACGTGGAAACGGGCGTCGCGGTGA
- a CDS encoding phytoene desaturase family protein: MNSLSDLRSLADATVVVVGGGFGGLSTACYLADAGADVTLVEKNEQLGGRASRLERDGFRFDMGPSWYLMPDVFEDFFGRFDRTPSDYYELTRLDPNYRIFFKDGDRVDMVPDLEVNKETFESYEPGAGEKLDDYLRKSKRNYELGMEHFVYEDRTTLSDFLDLTVAKNAWGLSLIGSMQDHVERYFDHPKLQQIMQYTLVFLGGAPNNTPALYNLMSHVDFNMGVYYPEGGIGGVVDGIAELGEELGVTFRTDTPVSEIRGREGAFVVRTEGDEEFYADYVVSDADYRHTEMDLLPPEKRQYDADYWDSRTYAPSAFLLYLGVEGDVEPLEHHTLVLPTDWNDHFETIFEEPSWPEDPAYYLCVPSKTDDTVAPEGHSNLFALVPVAAGLEDTPERREQFRELVLSDIEENTGVELRDRIVVEETFSVDDFTDRYNSTQGTALGLAHTLRQTALFRPPHHSKEVEGLYFTGSFTTPGIGVPMCLISGQLTAEAMAERID, translated from the coding sequence GTGAACTCTCTATCTGACCTGCGTTCGCTCGCGGACGCTACCGTCGTCGTCGTCGGCGGGGGGTTCGGCGGCCTCTCGACGGCGTGTTACCTCGCCGACGCCGGTGCCGACGTGACTCTCGTGGAGAAAAACGAGCAACTCGGCGGGCGGGCCAGTCGTCTCGAACGGGACGGCTTTCGGTTCGACATGGGTCCGTCGTGGTATCTCATGCCCGACGTGTTCGAGGACTTCTTCGGGCGGTTCGATCGGACTCCCTCGGACTACTACGAACTGACGAGACTCGACCCGAACTACCGCATCTTCTTCAAAGACGGCGACAGGGTCGATATGGTCCCCGATTTGGAGGTGAACAAGGAGACGTTCGAGTCGTACGAACCCGGTGCGGGAGAGAAACTCGACGACTACCTCCGCAAATCGAAGCGAAACTACGAACTCGGGATGGAGCATTTCGTCTACGAGGACCGGACGACGCTCTCGGACTTTCTGGACCTCACCGTCGCGAAGAACGCGTGGGGGCTCTCTCTCATCGGGTCGATGCAGGACCACGTCGAACGCTACTTCGACCACCCGAAACTCCAGCAGATAATGCAGTACACTCTCGTCTTCCTCGGGGGCGCGCCGAACAACACGCCCGCGCTCTACAACCTGATGAGCCACGTCGATTTCAACATGGGCGTCTACTACCCCGAGGGAGGCATCGGCGGCGTCGTAGACGGCATCGCCGAACTGGGCGAGGAACTCGGCGTGACGTTCCGGACGGACACGCCCGTCTCGGAGATTCGAGGACGGGAGGGCGCGTTCGTCGTGCGGACGGAAGGAGACGAGGAGTTCTACGCCGACTACGTCGTCAGCGACGCGGACTACCGCCACACGGAGATGGACCTGCTTCCGCCCGAAAAGCGCCAGTACGACGCCGACTACTGGGACTCGCGGACGTACGCCCCCTCGGCTTTCCTCCTCTATCTCGGCGTCGAAGGCGACGTCGAACCCCTCGAACACCACACGCTCGTTCTCCCGACGGACTGGAACGACCACTTCGAGACGATATTCGAAGAGCCGTCGTGGCCCGAGGACCCCGCGTACTACCTCTGTGTCCCCTCGAAGACCGACGACACCGTCGCGCCCGAGGGTCACAGCAACCTGTTTGCGCTCGTCCCCGTCGCCGCCGGACTCGAAGACACCCCCGAGAGGCGCGAGCAGTTCCGCGAACTCGTCCTCTCCGACATCGAGGAGAACACCGGAGTGGAGCTCAGAGACCGAATCGTCGTCGAGGAGACGTTCTCCGTCGACGACTTCACCGACCGCTACAACAGCACGCAGGGGACGGCGCTCGGATTGGCGCACACGCTCCGACAGACCGCGCTCTTCCGCCCGCCGCACCACTCGAAGGAGGTAGAGGGGCTCTACTTCACCGGGTCGTTCACGACGCCCGGCATCGGCGTGCCGATGTGTCTGATAAGCGGGCAACTGACCGCCGAGGCGATGGCGGAGCGAATCGACTGA
- a CDS encoding prenyltransferase produces MAAAGRLRYLLTLSRPRFWLYLAGPMLVGVAFAAETVPELYDPGVAVAVAYFLLPANVYLYGVNDAFDAEIDESNPKKERKEARWRDDGVVRAVVVACGLLGAVPFAVLPSLAWPYLAGFLFLATEYSAPPLRFKTTPFLDSLSNGLYILPGAAAYAAVSGSHPPAAALAGAWFWAMGMHTFSAIPDVEPDRAAGIRTTATFLGERRTYAYCFGCWAAAAVGFALVDVRLGAVLSAYPVAVAAVFRSDVDVERAYWWYPVLNTVVGATLTLGALWRLVNG; encoded by the coding sequence ATGGCGGCGGCCGGACGACTCAGATACCTCCTGACGCTCTCTCGCCCCCGGTTTTGGCTCTACCTCGCGGGGCCGATGCTCGTCGGCGTCGCCTTCGCCGCCGAAACCGTCCCCGAGTTGTACGACCCCGGCGTCGCCGTCGCCGTCGCGTACTTCCTGCTCCCGGCGAACGTCTACCTCTACGGCGTCAACGACGCCTTCGACGCCGAGATAGACGAGTCGAACCCGAAGAAAGAGCGGAAGGAGGCGCGGTGGCGAGACGACGGCGTCGTCAGGGCAGTCGTCGTCGCCTGCGGACTGCTCGGTGCGGTACCGTTCGCCGTGCTCCCGTCGCTAGCGTGGCCGTACCTCGCGGGCTTTCTCTTCCTCGCGACGGAGTACAGCGCACCCCCGCTTCGGTTCAAGACGACGCCGTTTCTCGACTCCCTCTCGAACGGCCTGTACATCCTCCCCGGTGCCGCCGCCTACGCTGCCGTCTCCGGCTCTCACCCCCCGGCCGCCGCCCTCGCGGGCGCGTGGTTCTGGGCGATGGGGATGCACACGTTCTCTGCGATTCCCGACGTCGAACCGGACCGCGCGGCCGGAATCCGAACGACCGCGACGTTCCTCGGCGAGCGACGGACGTACGCGTACTGTTTCGGCTGTTGGGCCGCCGCCGCCGTCGGCTTCGCACTCGTCGACGTGCGCCTCGGCGCGGTGCTGTCTGCGTACCCCGTCGCCGTCGCGGCCGTCTTCCGGTCGGACGTGGACGTCGAACGCGCGTACTGGTGGTACCCCGTGTTGAACACCGTCGTCGGGGCGACGCTCACCCTCGGCGCGCTTTGGAGGCTGGTCAATGGGTGA
- the cruF gene encoding bisanhydrobacterioruberin hydratase codes for MGESDTALADRLPKTRAEWERTLDRLVRENRFTVAVVFPLNGAILLVASAEGLLPDPLAFNPALVLFGTLVMRAPLVVGAFPLTDRRAATGVSILALYAYGIEYVGVRTGLPYGEFFYGVELGPTLGGIPLGLPVFFLPLVMNAYLLCLLLLGERARNGAVRLLTVVATVLAMDLVLDPGAVGLGFWVYPGGGAFYGVPLSNYAGWLLSASVAVAVLDWAYDRRALVARLERCEFMLDDMVSFVILWGGINAWFGNWIPVAVAALFGVGLLSTDRFDSRLLDIGR; via the coding sequence ATGGGTGAGTCAGACACGGCGTTGGCCGACCGACTCCCGAAGACGCGCGCGGAGTGGGAGCGGACACTGGACCGACTCGTCCGCGAGAACCGCTTTACCGTCGCGGTGGTCTTCCCGCTGAACGGCGCGATACTGCTCGTCGCGAGCGCCGAGGGACTCTTGCCGGACCCGCTCGCGTTCAACCCCGCGCTCGTGTTGTTCGGAACGCTCGTCATGCGCGCTCCCCTCGTCGTCGGTGCGTTTCCGCTGACCGACCGGCGGGCGGCGACGGGCGTGTCGATTCTGGCGCTGTACGCCTACGGAATCGAGTACGTCGGCGTCCGCACGGGACTTCCCTACGGGGAGTTCTTCTACGGCGTGGAGTTGGGACCGACGCTCGGCGGCATCCCCCTCGGCTTGCCCGTGTTCTTCCTGCCGTTGGTGATGAACGCCTATCTGCTCTGTCTGTTACTGCTCGGAGAACGCGCGCGGAACGGGGCGGTTCGACTCCTCACCGTCGTCGCGACGGTGTTGGCGATGGACCTCGTCTTAGACCCCGGAGCGGTCGGACTCGGCTTTTGGGTCTACCCCGGGGGCGGCGCGTTCTACGGCGTCCCGCTCTCGAACTACGCGGGATGGCTGTTGAGCGCGAGCGTCGCCGTCGCCGTCCTCGATTGGGCGTACGACCGACGCGCACTCGTCGCCCGGCTCGAACGCTGCGAATTCATGCTCGACGACATGGTCTCTTTCGTCATCCTCTGGGGCGGCATCAACGCCTGGTTCGGCAACTGGATTCCGGTGGCCGTCGCCGCGCTGTTCGGCGTCGGACTGCTTTCGACCGACCGGTTCGACTCGCGACTTCTCGATATCGGACGGTAA
- a CDS encoding phytoene/squalene synthase family protein has product MVRRDHVRQSKEIQRKTGKTFHLATRVLPRRVRRATYVLYAFFRVADEVVDDADGATPREQRAELERLREAALGRRETDDPVLSAFAELCAEYDVPDSDVDVFVDAMLSDIETSRYETYEELEAYMDGSAAAVGRMMTAIMDPGDAAERKALPHATALGEAFQMSNFLRDVREDIVERDRVYLPGETLERHGVTEAQLLAFDCDENFRAAMREELRRTEELYRRGVAGIRHLPDDCQFAVLLAAVLYADHHREIRKRDYDVLSTTPSLSTDRKLLLLAKTRLYWAVERDPETVFRKVSDVPYPRETARGRREHGPSGREPSWSLAAPAVVGRRVSDWLRYFTRGE; this is encoded by the coding sequence ATGGTGAGGCGTGACCACGTCCGACAGAGCAAGGAGATACAACGCAAGACGGGAAAGACGTTTCATCTCGCGACGCGCGTCCTCCCGCGGCGAGTCAGGCGCGCGACGTACGTACTGTACGCGTTTTTTCGCGTCGCGGACGAAGTCGTAGACGACGCCGACGGCGCGACGCCACGAGAGCAACGGGCCGAGTTAGAGCGCCTCCGAGAGGCGGCTCTCGGACGGCGAGAAACGGACGACCCGGTGCTCTCGGCGTTCGCAGAGTTGTGTGCTGAGTACGACGTGCCCGACTCCGACGTGGACGTGTTCGTCGACGCGATGCTGTCGGACATCGAGACGAGTCGATACGAGACCTACGAGGAACTGGAAGCGTACATGGACGGGTCGGCGGCGGCGGTCGGTCGGATGATGACCGCCATCATGGACCCCGGCGACGCGGCCGAACGGAAGGCGCTTCCGCACGCGACGGCACTCGGCGAGGCGTTCCAGATGTCGAACTTCCTGCGCGACGTGCGCGAGGACATCGTCGAACGCGACAGAGTCTACCTCCCCGGAGAGACGCTCGAACGACACGGCGTGACCGAAGCGCAACTGCTCGCGTTCGACTGCGACGAGAACTTCCGCGCGGCGATGCGCGAGGAACTGCGCCGCACGGAGGAACTCTACCGACGGGGGGTCGCCGGTATCCGACATCTGCCGGACGACTGCCAGTTCGCCGTCTTGCTCGCGGCGGTGTTGTACGCGGACCACCACCGAGAGATTCGCAAACGTGACTACGACGTGCTCTCTACGACGCCGTCTCTCTCCACCGATCGAAAACTCCTGTTGCTCGCGAAGACGCGGCTCTACTGGGCGGTCGAACGCGACCCGGAAACCGTCTTCCGGAAGGTGAGCGACGTTCCGTACCCCCGAGAGACCGCTCGCGGGAGGCGCGAGCACGGCCCCTCGGGTCGGGAACCGTCGTGGTCGCTCGCCGCGCCCGCCGTCGTCGGCAGGCGCGTCTCCGATTGGCTTCGGTACTTCACGCGAGGGGAGTAG
- a CDS encoding HVO_2523 family zinc finger protein encodes MDPSGRPCPLCGESMHRRHCKYVCPRHGVVYDCSDTFW; translated from the coding sequence ATGGACCCGTCGGGCCGCCCCTGCCCACTGTGCGGCGAATCGATGCACCGTCGCCACTGCAAGTACGTCTGCCCGCGACACGGCGTCGTTTACGACTGTAGTGACACGTTCTGGTAA